The following are encoded in a window of Caldicellulosiruptor danielii genomic DNA:
- the spoIID gene encoding stage II sporulation protein D, with product MKREVSKRRHNFFGLDIIFMMVALVILLIANIVAKPAQNNPKNMQKEKDNVVQENKIRATSTALQSKNQKNDIFINLLRKNKNRIEKILLEEYVIGVVAAEMPAEFNLEALKAQAVASRTYAARKIVGKALHNGYEEKKVYLCDDFSHCQAYIDVSEMKQKWGKDFEKYYSKIRKAVDQTKGQVLVYKGRIIDSLYHAASGGKTEDAKEVFGRNIPYLKSVVSRGEEACPKFSGEFYYTYDEFIERLKSYFPGLRIDSSNISSQIKVVERTSTGRVKTVKVGNTILNGNQFRNVFGLYSTEFWIYPDKRGLRIHTRGYGHGLGMSQWGANNLARQGKNYKQILLYYYQNVKICRLKYR from the coding sequence TTGAAAAGAGAGGTGAGTAAAAGAAGGCATAATTTCTTTGGGCTTGACATAATTTTTATGATGGTTGCACTTGTCATACTTCTGATTGCAAATATTGTTGCAAAACCAGCACAAAATAATCCCAAAAACATGCAGAAAGAAAAAGACAATGTTGTACAGGAAAACAAAATTCGAGCTACATCAACTGCGCTTCAAAGCAAAAACCAAAAAAATGATATTTTTATAAATCTTCTCAGAAAAAATAAAAACAGGATTGAAAAAATTTTACTTGAAGAATATGTCATAGGTGTTGTAGCAGCAGAGATGCCTGCCGAGTTTAACTTGGAGGCTTTAAAAGCCCAGGCAGTTGCGTCAAGGACATACGCTGCACGAAAGATTGTAGGTAAAGCTTTGCACAATGGATATGAAGAAAAAAAGGTTTATCTTTGTGATGATTTTTCCCACTGCCAGGCGTATATTGACGTAAGCGAGATGAAACAAAAGTGGGGCAAAGACTTTGAAAAGTACTATAGCAAAATACGCAAGGCTGTGGATCAAACAAAAGGACAAGTGCTTGTATATAAAGGTAGAATTATAGATAGCCTATATCATGCTGCATCTGGAGGAAAAACTGAGGATGCAAAAGAAGTGTTTGGAAGGAATATTCCATACTTGAAAAGTGTTGTAAGCCGCGGTGAGGAGGCGTGTCCAAAATTTTCAGGTGAATTTTATTATACCTATGATGAGTTTATAGAAAGATTAAAATCCTATTTTCCCGGACTGAGAATAGATAGCTCTAACATATCTTCCCAGATTAAAGTAGTTGAAAGAACCTCCACTGGACGGGTGAAAACTGTAAAAGTAGGAAATACAATTTTGAACGGAAATCAATTTAGAAACGTCTTTGGACTTTATTCAACAGAGTTTTGGATTTACCCTGACAAGAGGGGACTTAGGATACATACAAGAGGGTATGGTCATGGGCTTGGGATGAGCCAGTGGGGTGCAAACAATCTTGCACGCCAGGGAAAAAATTATAAACAGATTCTTCTTTATTACTATCAAAATGTCAAGATTTGTAGGTTAAAATATAGGTAG
- a CDS encoding NAD+ synthase: MKVLLCQINPIVGDIEGNTKKIIEIIKSHRDAKILIFPELAICGYPPKDLLFQKDFIEETQKAIDKIAKEVEDSYVIVGTPTKSHHVSKLFNSAIIFHRGKIREIIHKTLLPSYDVFDENRYFIPSPAREVVTIEGINFGISICEDIWNINNDENAMYDINVLDELCQKGAKVFINLSASPYHYTKLKTQRLKVLKEAATKYGIPVIYVNQVGGNDELIFDGNSVVVSSDGRLVAKAKEFEEDILEIELEKIDKMPEIEIHEDISWIKKALVLGIRDYFEKTGITKKAVVGLSGGIDSSVVCCLAVEALGRENVLGVSMPSRYSSEHSIKDAKSLAENLGIEFRIYPIEDVFRAYLRMFNTSETPLQDLAEENIQARIRGNILMFISNRENRLVLTTGNKSELAVGYCTLYGDMAGGLAVISDLPKMLVYELARYINREREIIPHNVLVKPPSAELRPNQKDQDTLPPYEVLDLILVAYIEEQKSIEEIVEMGYPKDLVLKVIKMVERAEYKRKQAAPGLKVTSKAFGFGRRMPIVQRWV, translated from the coding sequence GTGAAGGTTTTACTTTGCCAGATAAACCCCATTGTTGGAGATATTGAAGGCAATACAAAAAAGATAATTGAGATTATAAAATCGCACAGAGATGCAAAAATTCTTATATTCCCGGAACTGGCAATTTGCGGATATCCTCCAAAAGACCTTTTGTTCCAAAAGGATTTTATAGAAGAAACCCAGAAGGCAATAGACAAAATTGCAAAAGAAGTGGAAGACAGCTACGTAATTGTCGGCACTCCAACAAAGAGCCATCATGTTTCAAAGCTTTTCAACAGTGCTATCATTTTTCATCGGGGCAAGATTAGAGAAATTATACACAAAACTCTTTTGCCCTCTTATGATGTATTTGATGAAAACAGGTATTTTATACCAAGCCCTGCAAGAGAGGTTGTAACCATTGAAGGAATAAACTTTGGTATAAGCATATGCGAGGATATCTGGAATATAAACAATGATGAAAATGCAATGTATGACATAAATGTGCTGGATGAACTTTGTCAAAAGGGTGCAAAGGTGTTTATAAACCTTTCAGCATCACCCTATCATTATACAAAACTTAAAACTCAGAGGCTAAAAGTTTTGAAAGAGGCTGCAACAAAGTATGGCATTCCTGTTATATATGTGAATCAGGTTGGCGGAAACGATGAGCTGATATTTGATGGAAACAGTGTAGTGGTAAGCTCAGACGGCAGGCTTGTAGCAAAAGCAAAAGAGTTCGAAGAGGACATATTGGAAATTGAACTTGAAAAGATTGACAAGATGCCTGAAATTGAAATACATGAAGACATCTCGTGGATTAAAAAAGCGCTCGTGCTTGGAATAAGAGATTATTTTGAAAAGACAGGAATAACCAAAAAGGCAGTAGTAGGTCTTTCTGGAGGAATTGACTCGTCAGTTGTTTGCTGTTTGGCTGTTGAGGCGCTGGGAAGAGAAAATGTTTTAGGTGTTTCTATGCCATCGCGCTACTCTTCAGAGCATAGTATAAAAGACGCAAAAAGCTTAGCAGAGAACCTTGGAATTGAGTTTAGAATATATCCAATTGAAGATGTTTTCAGAGCATACTTGAGGATGTTCAACACAAGTGAAACGCCCTTGCAAGACCTTGCAGAAGAAAATATACAAGCTCGAATTCGCGGAAATATCCTCATGTTTATATCAAATAGGGAAAACAGGCTTGTTCTCACAACTGGGAACAAGTCTGAGCTTGCAGTTGGATACTGCACGCTTTATGGTGATATGGCAGGCGGGCTTGCAGTTATATCAGATTTGCCAAAAATGCTTGTGTATGAGCTTGCAAGGTATATAAACAGGGAAAGGGAAATAATACCACACAACGTTTTAGTAAAACCACCTTCTGCAGAACTTCGACCAAACCAGAAAGACCAGGACACTCTCCCACCGTATGAGGTACTCGACCTAATACTTGTTGCATATATAGAAGAACAAAAGAGTATAGAAGAAATTGTAGAAATGGGATACCCAAAAGATCTTGTACTTAAAGTAATAAAGATGGTGGAAAGAGCAGAGTATAAGCGAAAACAGGCAGCACCGGGTTTGAAAGTGACATCAAAAGCGTTTGGTTTTGGCAGGCGCATGCCAATTGTCCAAAGGTGGGTGTAG
- the hepT gene encoding type VII toxin-antitoxin system HepT family RNase toxin produces the protein MVKRDVILSKMSQLKEYIDFLKEIKNIPKEEYISNKFVYGSAERFLHLAIEAIFDICNHIISDLRLRKPENYKDIFKVLFENNIISKTQFEKFSKMAGFRNILVHDYTKINREMVYEIILNNLNDFEDFIDTISEYI, from the coding sequence ATGGTCAAAAGAGACGTGATTTTGTCTAAAATGTCGCAGCTTAAAGAGTATATTGATTTTTTGAAAGAAATTAAAAATATTCCAAAAGAAGAATATATTTCAAATAAATTTGTATATGGTTCTGCAGAAAGATTTTTGCATCTTGCAATAGAAGCTATTTTTGACATTTGTAATCATATAATTTCCGATTTACGTTTGCGAAAACCAGAAAACTATAAAGATATCTTTAAAGTACTTTTTGAAAACAATATTATTAGCAAAACCCAGTTTGAAAAATTTTCTAAAATGGCTGGTTTTAGAAATATTCTTGTGCACGATTATACAAAAATAAACAGAGAAATGGTTTACGAAATCATACTTAACAATTTAAATGATTTTGAAGACTTTATTGACACAATCTCAGAGTATATTTAG
- the mntA gene encoding type VII toxin-antitoxin system MntA family adenylyltransferase antitoxin — protein sequence MEQEKVIDLAKEFVEKINKECAIKFAYLFGSFAKGTFNNMSDVDIAVMFEEDIPAIDEAILRGLLMEEGKALFKRDVDIVNLKNVNIFLKYSIIKDGIILKDHEERSLFEASVLREYLDFSYYSEIYNQKVLESIKNKEFFRR from the coding sequence ATGGAACAGGAAAAAGTCATAGACTTAGCAAAAGAGTTTGTTGAAAAGATAAACAAAGAATGTGCGATAAAGTTTGCATATTTGTTTGGTTCATTTGCAAAAGGGACATTTAACAATATGAGCGATGTTGACATCGCAGTTATGTTTGAAGAAGATATCCCTGCGATTGACGAAGCAATCTTGAGAGGTCTTTTGATGGAAGAGGGAAAAGCTCTATTTAAAAGAGATGTTGATATTGTAAATCTGAAAAATGTCAATATTTTTTTAAAGTACAGCATAATCAAGGATGGGATAATTCTAAAAGACCATGAAGAAAGAAGCTTATTTGAAGCAAGTGTCCTCAGAGAGTATCTTGATTTTAGTTACTATTCTGAAATATACAATCAAAAGGTCCTTGAAAGTATAAAAAATAAAGAATTTTTTAGAAGGTGA
- a CDS encoding response regulator yields the protein MIKMVVADDERVIRKGIISSIDWTSYGIEIVGEASNGQEAAQLCFSKQPDIVLLDIRMPILDGLEAAKIIKQSLPNIKIVFLTGYDDVEYLKTALKVRASDYLLKPVSADELIKVVVGLKESIIEEQKKSFETMLYKNIVEENIYVLRSSFLKSLFANPEIVLDPVKERLLKISLEGPYFQVILVVVEDIFMLMESSVNKNKEFVLNLLANLIEEDIYEKYRGFVFYGSFGDNTLILIVNLSEPKEVDEKLLNQIKSNAKKYLNVKISFSKGIVVSSKKQLHLSLKSATDSKFLPSQLNEDEVELLNAFMALDKEKTILLVNKIFEELEEQDDKNSIENSYKKLFDLILTKAKEICPALKDEFAKSMAFSLNMQESKNMKKSLIEFVHYCIDKIQNVKESRHRKIIKDAITYIEKNYANQIFLSDIAEVCGVSPNYFCKIFKEETGKSFVDFLNELRINKAKELLLSTNLKSYEVAEKVGFSDYKYFSMIFKKYTGVSPRKFKEERQK from the coding sequence ATGATTAAAATGGTTGTTGCTGATGATGAAAGGGTAATCCGAAAAGGAATAATATCTTCAATTGACTGGACCTCTTATGGAATTGAAATAGTAGGAGAAGCATCAAATGGACAGGAAGCAGCACAGCTTTGCTTTTCAAAACAGCCAGACATTGTTCTTTTGGACATTAGAATGCCCATTTTGGACGGTCTTGAGGCTGCAAAGATCATAAAACAGAGTTTGCCGAATATAAAGATTGTGTTTCTTACAGGGTATGACGACGTGGAATACTTAAAGACAGCCCTAAAAGTTCGTGCATCTGATTATCTTCTTAAGCCTGTGAGCGCAGATGAGCTAATTAAGGTAGTTGTCGGGTTAAAGGAATCTATAATTGAGGAGCAGAAAAAGTCTTTTGAGACTATGCTTTATAAAAACATTGTGGAAGAGAACATATATGTTTTAAGGTCTTCGTTTTTAAAAAGTCTGTTTGCAAACCCTGAAATAGTACTTGACCCTGTGAAAGAAAGGCTTTTGAAAATCTCCTTAGAAGGTCCTTACTTTCAGGTGATTTTGGTTGTTGTTGAAGATATTTTTATGTTAATGGAATCTTCTGTGAACAAGAACAAAGAGTTTGTGCTAAATCTACTTGCAAACCTAATTGAAGAAGATATCTATGAAAAATATCGTGGATTTGTATTTTACGGTAGCTTTGGTGACAATACCTTGATTTTGATAGTAAACTTGAGTGAGCCAAAAGAAGTAGATGAAAAGCTTTTAAATCAAATAAAATCCAATGCAAAGAAGTATCTTAATGTTAAGATTTCATTTTCAAAAGGAATTGTTGTATCAAGCAAAAAACAGCTGCATTTATCTTTAAAAAGTGCAACTGATAGTAAGTTTTTGCCATCTCAGCTGAATGAAGACGAAGTCGAACTTTTAAATGCTTTTATGGCTCTTGATAAGGAAAAGACAATTTTGCTGGTGAATAAGATTTTTGAAGAACTGGAAGAACAAGATGATAAAAATTCTATAGAAAACAGTTATAAGAAGCTTTTTGACCTTATTTTGACAAAGGCAAAAGAAATTTGCCCTGCTTTAAAAGATGAGTTTGCCAAAAGTATGGCTTTTTCACTTAATATGCAAGAAAGTAAAAATATGAAAAAGAGCCTAATAGAGTTTGTCCATTATTGTATTGACAAGATACAGAATGTAAAAGAAAGCAGGCACAGAAAAATCATAAAAGATGCTATAACCTACATTGAGAAAAACTATGCAAACCAAATTTTTCTTTCTGACATTGCAGAAGTTTGCGGAGTGTCTCCAAATTATTTCTGTAAAATATTCAAAGAAGAAACTGGAAAAAGTTTTGTGGACTTTTTGAATGAGCTGAGAATAAACAAAGCAAAAGAGCTTCTGCTTTCTACAAACCTAAAATCTTATGAAGTTGCTGAAAAGGTTGGATTTAGCGACTATAAATATTTTTCGATGATATTCAAAAAATACACAGGAGTGTCTCCAAGGAAGTTTAAAGAGGAAAGGCAAAAATAA
- a CDS encoding sensor histidine kinase codes for MKKISGSLQFKIMVCAIFLIILSSFPIGIASYIKSVKIVESKFAFSHLHTVKQIASSLELITNDIKEASLYFIQSGDLRQLLKSDFKTDLYELEKARVHVNDFLTYLVGEKPYIHSIYIMGKNNTIFDTYGIKDQTLNLSNIDVQSYEWYPNVITSRAGILTYVISLVRPIRDINNLKNLIGYLEINIDEKSLFEEVIHLSSNFSENFVICNQNYFILSSTDKTLIGKNLSKMISTKPMENVEQGFFYTKLSGKTFLVTYSTIKPLGWKVVSFVEKEGLVAENRAIQSYIFITILVALFAASIFLVFFQNRILFPLKQLRILIDHISNQKFDVFMQPKGNDEVSKLIQAFNSMSAKLNELMNQVYIATIKQKEAELKALQERINPHFLYNTLDTIYWTARLEGAKKACILVEALSKLFRSILANKSNIITVKEEIEHLNSYILIQKVRYQDLIEFSLNVQSQALCYKTVKFALQPIVENAIYHGIEKSGKKGKISIEVFTKDEKLYFIVSDTGG; via the coding sequence GTGAAAAAGATATCAGGTAGTCTCCAGTTCAAAATTATGGTATGTGCAATTTTTCTCATCATTCTTTCAAGCTTCCCGATTGGAATAGCCTCATACATAAAATCTGTCAAAATAGTGGAAAGCAAATTTGCATTTTCGCATCTTCATACTGTAAAACAGATTGCAAGCTCTCTTGAGCTTATTACAAATGATATAAAAGAAGCTTCGCTTTACTTTATTCAGAGCGGTGATTTGAGACAGCTTTTGAAATCTGACTTTAAAACTGACTTGTATGAACTTGAAAAGGCAAGAGTACATGTAAACGACTTTTTAACATACCTTGTTGGTGAAAAACCATATATCCATTCCATCTACATAATGGGTAAAAATAATACTATATTTGATACATATGGAATAAAAGATCAAACTTTGAATCTTTCAAATATAGATGTCCAGAGCTACGAATGGTACCCAAACGTTATAACAAGCAGGGCAGGAATATTAACTTATGTAATTTCCCTTGTTCGCCCTATAAGAGATATTAACAACCTCAAAAACTTGATTGGATATTTAGAGATAAACATTGATGAAAAAAGCTTGTTTGAAGAGGTAATACACTTGAGCTCAAATTTTTCTGAAAACTTTGTTATCTGTAACCAGAATTATTTTATTCTCAGCTCAACAGACAAGACTTTAATCGGAAAGAATCTTTCCAAGATGATTTCTACAAAACCCATGGAAAATGTTGAACAGGGCTTTTTTTACACAAAACTGTCTGGCAAGACCTTCCTTGTCACATACTCTACCATAAAGCCTCTTGGGTGGAAGGTTGTAAGTTTTGTAGAAAAGGAAGGTCTTGTTGCTGAAAACAGAGCTATACAAAGTTATATTTTTATTACTATCCTTGTTGCGCTTTTTGCTGCATCTATTTTTCTTGTTTTCTTCCAAAATCGTATTCTCTTTCCCCTCAAGCAGCTGAGAATCCTTATTGATCACATTTCAAACCAGAAGTTTGATGTATTCATGCAGCCAAAAGGAAATGATGAAGTGTCAAAGCTAATTCAAGCATTCAATAGCATGTCTGCAAAACTTAATGAACTTATGAACCAGGTTTACATTGCAACAATAAAGCAAAAAGAGGCAGAGTTAAAAGCCCTGCAAGAAAGAATTAATCCTCATTTTCTTTACAACACACTTGATACAATATATTGGACAGCTCGGCTTGAAGGTGCAAAAAAAGCATGCATCCTCGTTGAGGCACTTTCAAAACTTTTCAGGTCCATATTGGCAAACAAAAGTAACATCATAACTGTGAAAGAAGAGATAGAACATCTTAACAGTTACATCCTAATACAAAAGGTTAGGTACCAGGACTTGATAGAATTTTCGTTAAATGTTCAGAGTCAAGCCCTATGCTATAAAACAGTAAAGTTTGCTTTGCAGCCAATTGTCGAAAATGCAATTTATCATGGGATAGAAAAAAGTGGGAAGAAGGGAAAAATAAGCATTGAAGTGTTTACAAAAGATGAGAAGCTGTATTTTATCGTGTCTGACACAGGAGGCTAG
- a CDS encoding extracellular solute-binding protein: MKKVILIKRVLAILVVFGLVFSLAACKRKTAQQPQQSSQNKNIEEKITLTFTHMFTNDGSAISTGFYNALNEYKKTHPNVTIKQEALSHDTYETKIKTLAAGGELPDVFVIKGSMVDPFYNNGQIAPLNDALDKDMMWKNSFVSGAFDDFKRGDKILGIPIQVQPTSLIFYNKQIFKEAGINEFPKNWNEFKDAVKKLRAKGYIPITAGNKGKWLVESCILSTLGDRFTGTDWFVSIRDRKGAKFTDPEFVNALRAIDELVKMKAFNSDINSLDNNQQRTLYYNKKAAMFFEGGWAISLVTNEAPKDVLEATELAIIPPVPGGKGKPNTVSGGAGWAFQINANLEGSKKTAALELLKALSSDAYSRPMLEKGGFPATKVTNYDESKLSTLAKKYQQLAKNIKYVPVYDVQLSPGVIEVMNSGLQDMIIGTLTPEKLAQKIQQEYEREGK, from the coding sequence ATGAAAAAAGTAATATTGATTAAAAGAGTTTTAGCTATTTTGGTAGTTTTTGGACTTGTGTTTTCACTTGCTGCCTGCAAGAGAAAGACAGCTCAGCAGCCACAGCAAAGCAGCCAGAACAAAAACATTGAAGAAAAAATTACTTTAACGTTTACTCACATGTTTACAAACGACGGCAGTGCAATAAGCACTGGTTTTTACAATGCACTAAATGAGTATAAAAAAACACATCCAAACGTGACAATAAAACAGGAAGCTTTGTCGCATGACACGTATGAGACAAAGATAAAGACACTTGCTGCTGGTGGAGAGCTTCCAGATGTGTTTGTTATAAAAGGCTCAATGGTTGACCCATTTTACAACAACGGTCAAATAGCCCCCTTAAACGATGCACTTGACAAAGACATGATGTGGAAGAATAGCTTCGTTTCAGGTGCATTCGACGACTTCAAAAGAGGTGACAAAATCTTAGGAATACCAATCCAGGTTCAGCCAACATCCCTAATTTTCTATAACAAGCAGATTTTTAAGGAAGCAGGCATAAATGAGTTTCCGAAAAATTGGAATGAGTTCAAAGACGCTGTCAAAAAACTCAGAGCAAAAGGGTATATTCCAATCACTGCAGGAAACAAGGGAAAATGGCTTGTTGAGTCGTGTATTCTGAGCACTCTTGGTGACAGGTTCACAGGGACAGACTGGTTTGTGTCTATAAGAGATAGAAAAGGTGCAAAGTTTACTGATCCAGAGTTTGTAAATGCGCTCAGGGCAATAGATGAGCTTGTTAAAATGAAGGCGTTTAACAGCGATATCAACTCGCTTGACAACAACCAGCAAAGGACTCTTTATTACAACAAAAAGGCTGCAATGTTCTTTGAAGGCGGCTGGGCAATTTCGCTTGTGACAAATGAAGCTCCAAAGGACGTTTTGGAGGCAACAGAGCTTGCTATAATCCCACCTGTGCCAGGTGGTAAAGGCAAACCTAACACAGTTTCAGGCGGTGCTGGCTGGGCGTTTCAAATAAATGCGAACCTTGAGGGGAGCAAAAAAACTGCTGCGCTGGAACTTTTAAAAGCGCTCTCAAGCGATGCGTATTCAAGGCCTATGCTTGAAAAGGGTGGTTTCCCGGCAACAAAGGTTACAAATTATGATGAAAGTAAGCTTTCTACTCTTGCAAAGAAATATCAGCAGCTTGCAAAGAATATAAAATATGTGCCTGTGTATGATGTTCAGCTATCGCCTGGTGTGATTGAGGTTATGAACAGCGGTCTTCAAGACATGATAATAGGCACGCTTACACCCGAAAAGCTTGCTCAAAAGATTCAACAGGAGTACGAAAGAGAAGGAAAGTAG
- a CDS encoding carbohydrate ABC transporter permease — protein sequence MERQLFKPRSRVFIAYLSLPVLWYLFVVVVPLVLAIRYSLYEWSGGPKMRFVGLSNYVQLIHDYDFWFSFKNNLIITLLCIIGQIGIAFILAAMMTTRVLKFKEFHRTVIFLPVVLSPVVIGFIWMLMYNQQIGILNWILRAIGLGSLVRPWLDDPKLVIYSVSVPLIWQYIGFYLVILMASLQSIPKEIFEAAEIDGADGFKRTIYVILPLLSDTLKVSIMLCIAGNMKVFDHIYVMTGGGPGKSSMVMAQYAYNNSFIMFKLGYGATISVGILVLSLAIILLSRKLMGGSEK from the coding sequence ATGGAAAGACAACTATTTAAACCAAGATCAAGAGTATTCATTGCCTATCTTTCACTACCTGTTTTGTGGTATTTATTTGTTGTGGTAGTGCCACTTGTGCTGGCAATAAGGTACAGCCTTTATGAGTGGTCTGGCGGGCCAAAGATGAGGTTTGTCGGGCTTTCTAACTATGTTCAGCTTATACATGACTATGACTTTTGGTTTTCTTTTAAAAACAACCTCATAATAACCCTGCTTTGTATAATAGGCCAGATTGGGATTGCTTTTATTCTGGCAGCGATGATGACAACACGAGTTTTGAAATTCAAAGAGTTTCACAGAACGGTTATATTCTTGCCTGTTGTGCTCTCACCTGTTGTAATAGGCTTTATTTGGATGCTTATGTACAACCAGCAGATAGGCATTTTGAACTGGATTTTAAGAGCGATTGGCTTGGGCTCACTTGTAAGGCCTTGGTTAGATGACCCCAAGCTTGTCATATACTCTGTTTCTGTGCCACTTATTTGGCAGTATATAGGTTTTTATCTTGTTATACTTATGGCATCGCTTCAGTCAATTCCCAAAGAGATTTTTGAAGCTGCAGAGATTGACGGTGCAGATGGTTTTAAAAGAACCATTTATGTTATACTGCCGCTTCTGTCAGACACGTTAAAGGTTTCAATTATGCTTTGCATTGCAGGAAATATGAAGGTGTTTGATCATATATATGTCATGACAGGTGGTGGGCCAGGCAAAAGTTCGATGGTAATGGCACAGTATGCATATAACAACTCATTTATAATGTTCAAGCTTGGATATGGTGCAACAATCTCTGTTGGGATTTTGGTCTTAAGCCTTGCAATAATCCTTCTTTCACGAAAGCTTATGGGGGGAAGTGAAAAATGA
- a CDS encoding carbohydrate ABC transporter permease, whose amino-acid sequence MNIKKIAFKIGALILNILVMILSLSAIFPIVWLIYSSLKTEREFALSIASLPAHPTFENYVNAIKTAKMHIYFFNSLFITVISVILIVIFSFIVGYFFARYQFKGRTLLYTMFLAGMLIPIHALLVPLFVQFKVFGLLDRRITLIFPYVGLGLPMAIFLMENFIRDIPHEIEEAAYIDGATLTQTLFRIILPICKPIISTVVILSALSTWNEFSFALVLIKSDALKTLPVGLTNFSSQYTVKYTQLMAAITIAILPVIITYLVFNKKVIQGLVAGAVKG is encoded by the coding sequence ATGAATATAAAAAAGATTGCTTTCAAAATAGGGGCGCTAATACTCAACATATTAGTTATGATACTTTCTCTTTCGGCTATATTTCCAATTGTGTGGCTTATTTACTCATCACTTAAAACTGAAAGAGAGTTCGCTTTAAGCATTGCTTCGCTGCCTGCGCACCCTACATTTGAAAATTATGTAAATGCAATAAAGACGGCAAAGATGCATATATACTTTTTCAACAGCCTATTTATAACAGTTATCTCTGTTATCCTGATTGTAATATTTAGTTTTATTGTAGGGTATTTTTTTGCAAGGTATCAATTTAAGGGAAGAACACTTTTATATACAATGTTTTTGGCAGGAATGCTAATTCCTATTCATGCGCTTTTGGTGCCATTGTTTGTCCAGTTTAAAGTCTTTGGGCTTTTGGACAGAAGAATTACACTAATTTTTCCTTATGTTGGTTTGGGTCTTCCAATGGCAATATTTTTGATGGAGAACTTCATAAGAGACATTCCACACGAAATAGAAGAGGCAGCTTATATCGATGGTGCTACATTGACTCAGACTTTGTTTAGAATAATTCTTCCTATTTGCAAGCCCATAATCTCAACAGTTGTAATTTTAAGCGCTCTGTCCACTTGGAATGAGTTTTCGTTTGCTCTTGTTTTGATAAAAAGTGATGCGCTAAAAACACTGCCTGTGGGACTTACAAACTTTTCATCCCAGTACACTGTAAAATACACTCAGCTCATGGCAGCAATCACAATTGCAATACTTCCGGTTATCATAACATACCTTGTCTTTAACAAAAAGGTCATACAAGGGCTTGTTGCAGGTGCTGTTAAGGGGTGA